The DNA sequence CACCCCCGCTAAAGCAGAGGAGTGGATGAAAAAATATGACATACCCAAAGCAAACGTATACGATTACAAAAATTTCGAACAGATCGCCGACAATAAAGATATCGATGTCGTCTATGTAGTTCTGCCAAACTCGATGCACGAAGAATTCGTTGTTCGGGCGGCTCAGGCGGGGAAACACGTCATTTGCGAAAAGCCGATGGCCATTACGCCCAAAGCTTGTCAGAACATGATCGATGCCTGCAAAAAAGCGAATAAACAGCTGGCCATTGGCTACCGGCTCCACTACGAGCCATATACCCAGGAGGTGATGCGTTTAGGGCAGGAAAAAGTCTTCGGACCCATCAAGTTCATTGAAAGCAGCGACGGATTCCGGATTGGCGATCCCACCCAATGGCGGATGAAGAAATCAATGGCTGGTGGTGGACCGCTTATGGACGTCGGTATTTATGCCGTACAGGGCGCGCGCTACGTAACGGGCGAAGAGCCCATATCGGTTACGGCTCAGTTTTCGCCCAAAACCGAGCCTGAGAAGTTCAAAGACGTGGAAGAGACGCTTTTCTGGCAGTTCCTGTTTCCAAGCGGTGCCGTCTGTAATTCGACAACCAGCTATACTGCGGGCATCGAACGGCTCTACGCATCGTGCCAGAACGGTTGGTTTGAACTGTCGCCTGCGTTCGGCTATGGACCATTGAAGGGACGTACCAGCAAAGGTCCCATTGAGAAGCCAATCGTAAACCACCAGGCCATGCACATGGATGGCGTCTGCAAAGATCTGCTCGATGGTAAGAAACTACCCGACCACGTTACCGGCGAAGAAGGGATGCGCGACGTTAAACTGCTCCAGGCCATCTACCGGGCGGCAGAAACCGGTCGTAAAATTGATTTGAAAGCCTAATCATACCGCAACGCGAAAACGGGTATCCCTCACTAGTGAGGGATACCCGTTTTTGTTAAATAGTAGTTGTGCTGGCCGGTCTTAGCGCCCGGACGGTATAGTCAGGGGCCAGATTACCCGGCGGCCTGCATCAGTGCTTTTGCTTTACGGATGTTGGCATTGGCGCGGTCGGTCTCTACCAGGCCATCGCGAAGCCGGACTATGCGGTGTGCGTACTCGGCAATATCTTCTTCGTGGGTAACCATGATTACCGTGTTACCCTTGCTGTGAATCTGGTCGAAGAGGTCCATAATTTCGTAGGACGTCTTGGTGTCGAGGTTACCCGTTGGCTCATCGGCCAGCAGGATACTGGGATCGTTGACCAGCGCGCGCGCTACGGCTACCCGTTGGCGCTGCCCACCCGAGAGTTCGTTGGGGCGGTGACCGGCGCGGTTTTCCAGCCCTACGTTCCGCAGGGCCAGCATGGCTTTTTCGGTACGGTCGGCTTTGCTGAATCCGGCGTAAATGAGCGGTAGCGCTACGTTCTCCAGCGACGTCTGGCGGGGAAGCAGGTTAAATGTCTGAAAAACGAAGCCAATCTCCTTGTTTCGTACTTCAGCCAATTCATTCTCCCCCATGCTGCTCACGTCCTGGTTATTCAGAATGTACGTTCCCGAGGTGGGCGTATCCAGACAGCCAACGATGTTCATGAGCGTTGATTTGCCGGAACCCGAAGGGCCCATGAATGCAACGTACTCCCCTTTCTGGATAGATATCGTAACCGACTTGAGCGCTTCAATTACTTCACTGCCCATTACGTACCGCTTGGCAATCTCGCGGGTTTCAATAATATTCATGTAAGTTGTCGTTACGCACCAGCGGCTATAGCACCGGCAGCCACGCGCCGACGGCGTTGAAAATAATTTCGAATGAAAAGCCCCGTCAGCACTACGATCGACGCGCTTGCGCTGTTATCGTCGACGCGAATATCACCGTGATCCGCGAGAAACGAGCGTGTCAGCGAATAGTTAATCGTTTCCCGATCATCAGCATCCGTAACGCCCTCGCGAATCATGTGCCATTCCCGCATCAGTACGTTCTGACGTTTCCAGGTATATACCTCACCGGTGTCCAGCGTTAGTTCAGCCCGTTTACCAAAGTGAAACGTAATTGTCCCCACGATCCGGTCGCCTGCTTTCTGATCATGGATAGCTACGCTATGAAGAAGAAAACCAGTTACATCGAAACGCAACTGAACATCGTAGAGATGCGCGACAACGTCGGCGGTAAAAACCCTACCCTGCATCCCACCAACTACGTGCCCGTCCTCTATGATGACGACCTCTCGGCTGAATGCTTCTTTGGTCCAGTTGAGTTCTTTCTTCATGATCGTCTGTTTGGGAAAGAGATCCAAATCTAATCTATTCCACAAACTTTTGACGCTCCTTTTCGATTGACGCCAGTTTTTCCTGATAAGTCGTTGCAAACGCCTGATAATCGGCGGGTGGCGCAATGGCGCGTAGCTTTACCAGACCTTCTTCGGCATAATCCCGCAGGCGTAAATCAAGACAGAGTGTAACGTATGTTTTTAGTAACGGAGCATTGTCTTCATTGAACGGCAGGGCCGTGAGCACCAGTTCATAGGCCTGTTTCGACTGGCGCTGCTGTTGCTGTAACTGGGCAGCCGCCGTAACGATCCGGGCGTTCAGCGGGGCCAGGGCCAGCGCCCGTTTATAGGCTTGCCGGGCCAGGGCGGGCTTGCGCGTACGTTCATACGCCTGACCAAGCCAATAATCCCGTTCTGCCTGGTGCTGGGGCAGGATAGGCTGCTGCGCCATCGTCTCGGCCGAGCCGACACTCCGGCGAAACGCCGACAAGCGAATAGCCGCAATGTTCCGCATCGACACCGCTACGGGGTTCAGACTCGCCGAATCCGGCAGTCCCGATAGTACCAGCTGGGCATTTCGCCACTGTAGCTGATCGAGGTAATCATTAGCCAGGGCAACCCCCGCCACGGTTTTCACATCCGGATTCTGAATTGTCTCCCAATACTGTCCCCTTCTCAAGTCGTCAGTACGGTAGGTGACGTAAAAACCTTTTTCCAGATCGGTTTGGGGCGTTCGCTCCTCGTACAGTACCTGCTTTAATGCCGCCACAGCCGGATCGCTCACCGACGCCGTTTCCCACAATGACTGAGCCAGCACTGGATCGTTGGCTTTGGTGAGCGCTACGGCCCGGTAGTAAATAGATGTCGTGTCGGTATTCTCGGCAAACGTTTCGGCGGCTTTCCGGTACAAGCCCTGCTCAATCAACCACAAACCCGTGATGGATCGGTAGGCCGCCCCGTTACGCTGATCACCTTCGGCCAGCTGGCTCATCAGGCTAAATGCCGTTGGGTAGTCGTGCCGGTGGTAGTCAACCACGGCACGGGCCACCAGCAGATCATCCGTAAAATCCTGGTTCACCGGATTGGCAGAACGGCGCTGCAGCGTCCCGGCAAGGGCCGTATCCGGCCGTTGATTAGCCAAAGCGTAGTTGTACAGACTGGCAAAACGGCCAACACTCAATCCCTCGTTGGCTTCTTTACCTGCCAGCCAGTCCGGCTGTTCCGGCGACGCCGTATCGCGCCGGGCGACTAACCGAAGCGCTAGCGCATTGGCCTGATATGACTCATACGACGATTCGCTCAGGTCTTTCACCAGACTTGAATCGGCGGCCAGTACGTTGGGATTACGAGCGTAAAAAGCCAGCAGATTCGCTTTGGGCACGTCGGTACGACTCGCCCGATCAGCCGCTGATTTCAGGTAATAATAGGCCGAATCGGCTACGCTCGTCCGGGCATACAGGAAACCGAGGTTATTCTGTAGCTCCCCATTATCGGGAAAAGCATGAATCCCCCGCTGCAACGTTTTTACGGCTTCGAAAAACAGGTTCGTTTGGAGGTATGTCTGACTCAGTCCTGCGTAGTCCTGTGGATTAGGCTGTTTGAGGAGGGCCTGCTGAAAAAAGAAAGCAGCCGCTGTCTGGTTATTCTGCGCGAGCGCCAGCGAAGCCAGCGCATAATTGGACTTATGGTTCTGAAACTCTTCTTCCAGCGCCAGTTGATAGAAGGCATTGGCGGAGTTAGTTTCATTACTGGCTACGTACAGATCGCCCAGGCCGTTGTAGTAACCGGCCCTACCCTGCCGCAGGGTAATCAAGCCCCCGGACCCCAGCAGGGCCAGTACGCCGAACACACCTGCCACCCGAAACAAACTAAACTCCAGTCGTTTGGGCTTGTACAGAATGCGGTATACGGGTAGGTTCTGCTTGTAGATGGGGCCAAAGTTGATCAACACGTAGGCAACGAAAAACAGGCCCATTCCCAAGTGGGTATACACGATGACGTCTTCAAATGCTTCGACCAGGGGGTCGTTGGCCGTGGCAAAAGCATAGGCAATTGTCAACGTTGTCAGGAGGGCAAAACCCGCATAGAGGTACGCACCGCCGTCCCGGAACGAAACCGATTCCTGTTGCTGAACCAGCCGTCTGAATCCCCACACACCCAGTGTTACCGAGATTACATAAATCAAGAAGGGACTGACGGACAATACGTCCCAGTCGAGCAGTTTGGTA is a window from the Spirosoma rigui genome containing:
- a CDS encoding Gfo/Idh/MocA family protein produces the protein MTNQHPLSRRHFLAGMGASALAIPTLTNAFGQPIRSEAGQPGRKLGIALVGLGSYSKNQLAPALQQTKNCRLAGIVTGTPAKAEEWMKKYDIPKANVYDYKNFEQIADNKDIDVVYVVLPNSMHEEFVVRAAQAGKHVICEKPMAITPKACQNMIDACKKANKQLAIGYRLHYEPYTQEVMRLGQEKVFGPIKFIESSDGFRIGDPTQWRMKKSMAGGGPLMDVGIYAVQGARYVTGEEPISVTAQFSPKTEPEKFKDVEETLFWQFLFPSGAVCNSTTSYTAGIERLYASCQNGWFELSPAFGYGPLKGRTSKGPIEKPIVNHQAMHMDGVCKDLLDGKKLPDHVTGEEGMRDVKLLQAIYRAAETGRKIDLKA
- a CDS encoding ABC transporter ATP-binding protein, with amino-acid sequence MNIIETREIAKRYVMGSEVIEALKSVTISIQKGEYVAFMGPSGSGKSTLMNIVGCLDTPTSGTYILNNQDVSSMGENELAEVRNKEIGFVFQTFNLLPRQTSLENVALPLIYAGFSKADRTEKAMLALRNVGLENRAGHRPNELSGGQRQRVAVARALVNDPSILLADEPTGNLDTKTSYEIMDLFDQIHSKGNTVIMVTHEEDIAEYAHRIVRLRDGLVETDRANANIRKAKALMQAAG
- a CDS encoding tetratricopeptide repeat protein; its protein translation is MSSLLFWNQWSRSYRLTYLLSFSAFITSLLLFGIAWARGLGNVVRWDVLSELNELPITLHAFTDGLLDYAVSGKAYAVSEQFVASAMAVKPGVATAFLIGIGLAFVLLMSAIPRFDRIRYLISMGIIILGFAFFRWEMLEVPGLGGSYLFLLLTFLYGSLSYYFHAFRSDYTIPVRLAAFGLLTVLVAAGLSVLSPVAFPALMVVSYGMPVLLVFSAGFIFFIATEIMAGLVWLTSAGRPDSTGTQVSTRRTLGINNFLFVSFLYLINLVLIWLRNTKLLDWDVLSVSPFLIYVISVTLGVWGFRRLVQQQESVSFRDGGAYLYAGFALLTTLTIAYAFATANDPLVEAFEDVIVYTHLGMGLFFVAYVLINFGPIYKQNLPVYRILYKPKRLEFSLFRVAGVFGVLALLGSGGLITLRQGRAGYYNGLGDLYVASNETNSANAFYQLALEEEFQNHKSNYALASLALAQNNQTAAAFFFQQALLKQPNPQDYAGLSQTYLQTNLFFEAVKTLQRGIHAFPDNGELQNNLGFLYARTSVADSAYYYLKSAADRASRTDVPKANLLAFYARNPNVLAADSSLVKDLSESSYESYQANALALRLVARRDTASPEQPDWLAGKEANEGLSVGRFASLYNYALANQRPDTALAGTLQRRSANPVNQDFTDDLLVARAVVDYHRHDYPTAFSLMSQLAEGDQRNGAAYRSITGLWLIEQGLYRKAAETFAENTDTTSIYYRAVALTKANDPVLAQSLWETASVSDPAVAALKQVLYEERTPQTDLEKGFYVTYRTDDLRRGQYWETIQNPDVKTVAGVALANDYLDQLQWRNAQLVLSGLPDSASLNPVAVSMRNIAAIRLSAFRRSVGSAETMAQQPILPQHQAERDYWLGQAYERTRKPALARQAYKRALALAPLNARIVTAAAQLQQQQRQSKQAYELVLTALPFNEDNAPLLKTYVTLCLDLRLRDYAEEGLVKLRAIAPPADYQAFATTYQEKLASIEKERQKFVE